From Methanobacterium veterum, the proteins below share one genomic window:
- a CDS encoding protease inhibitor I42 family protein has product MKKYLALLISLLTLSLLVSGASAAQNQNTATHPIIKTELVKVNKEFRVILKSNPTTGYSWTPKFDPKYIQLVNSKYVPYKTSNNVVGSGGVQIFTFKAIKKGFSRITFEYQRSWETVPPIKVETYNIFAFRWI; this is encoded by the coding sequence ATGAAAAAATATTTAGCATTGCTGATATCTCTCTTAACATTAAGTCTTCTGGTTTCAGGAGCATCTGCAGCACAAAATCAGAACACTGCAACACATCCTATAATAAAAACAGAATTAGTTAAGGTAAACAAAGAATTTAGGGTAATTTTGAAAAGTAACCCCACTACTGGATATTCATGGACTCCTAAATTCGATCCAAAGTATATACAGCTTGTAAATTCAAAATATGTGCCTTATAAAACTTCAAACAATGTCGTTGGATCTGGGGGAGTTCAGATATTTACTTTCAAAGCAATTAAAAAAGGATTTTCACGAATTACATTTGAATATCAGAGATCATGGGAAACTGTTCCTCCTATAAAAGTAGAAACTTATAACATATTCGCTTTTAGATGGATATAG
- a CDS encoding phosphatase PAP2 family protein → MTGHFIKDDFKKQFAVFISYVAYAPIISIPAFAIINYYFLNFHDFIVITILCAIFTCILPVLFVLRWIEGKRHRGQKMDMDIPERKDRNYPLIIVILSYFIGTAVLYTLNAPVMTTILMFSYFLNTLIVFFINLYWKISIHAMGVAGPTVVLIYTFGPVGAIFAAVLPIVMWSRVYLKRHTVGQVITGALLGFILTILQIHFLIN, encoded by the coding sequence ATGACCGGCCATTTTATCAAAGATGACTTTAAAAAACAGTTTGCAGTGTTTATTTCATATGTTGCATATGCCCCCATAATTTCAATTCCTGCATTTGCAATAATAAACTACTATTTTCTGAATTTCCATGATTTTATAGTTATAACAATCCTATGTGCCATTTTTACATGCATATTACCCGTATTATTTGTACTTAGATGGATCGAAGGTAAACGGCATCGTGGTCAGAAAATGGACATGGATATACCTGAAAGGAAAGACCGAAATTATCCCCTTATCATAGTGATTTTATCTTATTTTATAGGAACTGCAGTTTTATATACTCTAAACGCACCAGTTATGACCACTATTTTAATGTTCAGCTACTTTTTAAACACACTCATCGTGTTTTTTATAAATCTTTACTGGAAAATCAGCATCCATGCAATGGGAGTTGCAGGACCCACAGTCGTGTTAATTTATACGTTTGGTCCTGTTGGAGCCATATTTGCCGCTGTACTTCCCATAGTAATGTGGAGTAGAGTTTATCTCAAAAGACACACTGTAGGGCAGGTCATAACAGGAGCACTGCTTGGTTTTATACTCACAATTTTACAGATACATTTTTTAATTAATTAA